Proteins from a single region of Sphingomonas morindae:
- a CDS encoding Xaa-Pro dipeptidase translates to MRILTALAGLALGLAALPARAETVIVTAARMIDGLGNAPVERPQITIVDGRITAIGHAGDAAPAGARRIDLGARTLLPGLIDMHVHLTHDPRLSGYNRLNYTDSFWTVVGVANARRTLEAGFTTVRNVGAADYADVALKQGIEGGYVPGPRIVPATYAIGATGGHCDDTEFPPSVTTPADNIANSPDQFRALVRKLRKYGAEVIKVCMTGGVLSKTDSVGAQQISAEEIKAIVDEAHMLGLRVAVHAHGTEGINTALRAGVDTIEHASLADAESFRLARAHGAWFDMDIYNDDYILAEGAKNGLFPESLAKERAIGLKQRQTFRAAHAAGVKLLFGTDGGVYPNGDNARQFAKMVEWGMTPMEAIRAATGEAAIALDRSADVGAIAVGRYGDLIAVSGDPLADVRRLEHVEVVIKGGAVVKGE, encoded by the coding sequence TTGCGTATCCTTACCGCGCTCGCCGGCCTCGCGCTCGGCCTCGCCGCCCTGCCCGCCCGCGCCGAAACCGTGATCGTCACCGCCGCGCGCATGATCGACGGGCTCGGCAATGCGCCGGTGGAGCGGCCGCAGATCACCATCGTCGATGGCCGCATCACCGCGATCGGCCATGCGGGCGATGCCGCGCCGGCGGGCGCGCGGCGGATCGATCTGGGCGCGCGCACGCTGCTGCCGGGGCTGATCGACATGCATGTCCATCTCACCCATGATCCCCGGCTCTCGGGCTATAACCGGCTCAACTATACCGACAGCTTCTGGACGGTGGTGGGCGTGGCCAATGCTCGGCGCACGCTCGAGGCGGGCTTCACCACCGTCCGCAATGTCGGCGCGGCCGATTATGCCGATGTCGCGCTGAAGCAGGGGATCGAGGGCGGCTATGTGCCGGGCCCGCGGATCGTGCCCGCCACCTATGCGATCGGCGCGACCGGCGGCCATTGCGACGATACCGAATTCCCGCCCTCGGTCACCACGCCCGCCGACAATATCGCCAATTCGCCCGACCAGTTTCGCGCGCTGGTGCGCAAGCTGCGGAAATATGGCGCGGAGGTGATCAAGGTCTGCATGACCGGCGGGGTGCTCTCCAAGACGGATTCGGTCGGCGCGCAGCAAATCTCCGCCGAGGAGATCAAGGCGATCGTGGACGAGGCGCACATGCTGGGCCTGCGCGTGGCGGTCCACGCCCATGGCACCGAGGGCATCAACACCGCGCTCCGCGCCGGCGTGGACACGATCGAACATGCCAGCCTTGCCGATGCCGAGAGCTTCCGCCTCGCGCGCGCCCATGGCGCCTGGTTCGACATGGATATCTACAACGACGATTACATTCTCGCCGAGGGCGCCAAGAACGGGCTGTTTCCCGAAAGTCTCGCCAAGGAGCGCGCGATCGGCCTCAAACAGCGCCAGACCTTCCGCGCCGCCCATGCCGCCGGCGTGAAGCTGCTCTTCGGCACCGATGGCGGCGTCTATCCCAATGGCGACAATGCCCGCCAGTTCGCCAAGATGGTCGAATGGGGGATGACGCCGATGGAAGCGATCCGCGCCGCCACGGGCGAGGCGGCCATCGCCCTCGATCGCAGCGCCGATGTCGGCGCGATCGCGGTCGGCCGCTATGGCGACCTGATCGCCGTGTCGGGCGATCCGCTGGCGGATGTCCGCCGCCTCGAACATGTCGAGGTGGTGATCAAGGGCGGCGCTGTGGTGAAGGGGGAATGA
- a CDS encoding histidine kinase dimerization/phosphoacceptor domain -containing protein: MQTVSLGIAATGERVDDQLSRRYLALIADVAGRLLAAEQPATMVDELFAMIRDELRLDVFFNYRVEDGRLRLEAHGGLTPEQAEAGAELALGQAVCGCVARDRAPIHVTGVQGSADPLCDFVRDIGLDAYACTPLVYAGELLGTLGFGRRWADRFTQDELSFLHTLCHYVALAKHRLRAEAALRESVQAQERLLAELNHRVRNALQLGVSLVLLEVTGAEAGETAAALRLAAERVQVLAAAHRPLYRHAHPEEVDVESLLRSVLEQALDRAPRIAAEAGLSLPIERAVALALLLHELVLGQTECGLVLGRRRDAGGNHMLRIELHGSRRDGHASTAGGERMLRALTQQLRAVRATEGSVHVLELPLDHG, translated from the coding sequence ATGCAGACGGTATCGCTTGGGATCGCCGCCACGGGCGAACGTGTCGACGATCAGCTTTCGCGGCGCTACCTCGCGCTGATCGCCGATGTGGCGGGGCGGCTGCTCGCGGCCGAACAGCCCGCCACCATGGTCGACGAGCTTTTCGCGATGATCCGCGACGAGCTGCGGCTGGACGTGTTCTTCAACTATCGCGTCGAGGATGGCCGGCTGCGGCTGGAGGCGCATGGCGGGCTGACGCCCGAACAGGCCGAGGCGGGCGCCGAGCTGGCGCTCGGCCAGGCGGTGTGCGGCTGCGTCGCGCGCGATCGCGCCCCGATCCATGTCACCGGGGTGCAGGGCTCGGCGGATCCGCTGTGCGATTTCGTGCGCGACATCGGGCTGGATGCCTATGCCTGCACGCCGCTCGTCTATGCCGGCGAGCTGCTCGGCACGCTCGGCTTCGGGCGGCGCTGGGCGGATCGCTTCACCCAGGACGAACTCAGCTTCCTCCACACCCTTTGCCATTATGTGGCGCTCGCCAAGCACCGGTTGCGCGCCGAGGCCGCGCTGCGCGAGAGCGTGCAGGCGCAGGAGCGGCTGCTGGCCGAGCTTAACCATCGGGTGCGCAACGCGCTTCAGCTCGGCGTGAGTCTGGTGCTGCTCGAGGTCACCGGCGCCGAGGCGGGCGAGACGGCCGCCGCGCTGCGGCTCGCGGCGGAGCGGGTGCAGGTGCTGGCGGCGGCGCATCGCCCGCTCTATCGCCACGCTCATCCCGAAGAGGTGGACGTGGAAAGCCTGTTGCGCAGCGTGCTGGAACAGGCGCTGGACAGGGCGCCCAGGATCGCGGCGGAGGCGGGGCTGTCGCTGCCGATCGAGCGCGCGGTCGCGCTGGCGCTGCTGCTGCACGAACTGGTGCTCGGCCAGACCGAATGCGGGCTGGTGCTCGGCCGCCGCCGGGACGCGGGCGGGAACCATATGCTGCGCATCGAATTGCACGGTTCGCGACGGGACGGCCATGCGTCGACGGCGGGTGGCGAGCGTATGCTGCGCGCGCTGACGCAGCAATTGCGCGCCGTCCGCGCCACGGAAGGAAGCGTGCATGTCCTCGAACTCCCCCTCGACCATGGCTGA
- a CDS encoding SDR family NAD(P)-dependent oxidoreductase, whose protein sequence is MPGLFIFGLGFSAGHLRRRLEAQGWRVAGTRRAAAAGALAFADEAAVRVALAGADAVLSSVPPDETGADPVLARYGDALDGRWIGYFSSTGVYGDSGGAWVDESAAIGRGRRQARAAADAAWLARGARVFRLPGIYGPGRSALERVEQGRAHRVDLPGQLFSRIHVEDIARGVIAALDAPAGAYNLADDEPASQNAVVEQACRLLGRAPPPLLPPDDPALSPLTRGFFAETRRIATGKARRLLGWRPVYPDYRAGLAACLAARPGAAPLNRAAGSSPTGPDPRPDSDN, encoded by the coding sequence GTGCCGGGGCTCTTCATTTTCGGCCTTGGCTTCAGCGCCGGCCATCTTCGCCGAAGGCTCGAGGCGCAGGGCTGGCGGGTGGCCGGCACGCGCCGCGCGGCGGCGGCCGGCGCGCTGGCCTTTGCCGACGAGGCGGCGGTGCGCGTCGCGCTCGCCGGCGCCGATGCGGTGCTCAGCTCGGTGCCCCCCGACGAGACCGGCGCGGACCCGGTGCTCGCCCGCTATGGCGATGCGCTGGACGGGCGGTGGATCGGCTATTTCTCCTCGACCGGCGTCTATGGCGACAGCGGCGGCGCCTGGGTGGACGAAAGCGCCGCCATCGGGCGCGGGCGGCGCCAGGCGCGCGCCGCCGCCGATGCCGCCTGGCTCGCACGCGGCGCGCGCGTCTTCCGCCTGCCCGGCATCTACGGCCCCGGCCGCTCCGCGCTGGAGCGGGTGGAGCAGGGCCGCGCGCACCGCGTCGATCTGCCGGGCCAGCTGTTCAGCCGCATCCATGTCGAGGATATCGCGCGGGGCGTGATCGCCGCGCTGGACGCGCCCGCCGGCGCCTACAATCTGGCGGACGACGAGCCCGCGAGCCAGAATGCGGTGGTGGAGCAGGCCTGCCGCCTGCTCGGCCGGGCGCCGCCGCCGCTGCTGCCGCCGGACGATCCCGCGCTGTCCCCGCTGACGCGCGGCTTCTTCGCCGAAACTCGCCGCATCGCCACCGGCAAGGCGCGCCGCCTGCTCGGCTGGCGCCCCGTCTACCCCGATTACCGCGCCGGGCTGGCCGCCTGTCTCGCCGCACGGCCCGGCGCCGCGCCGCTCAATCGAGCGGCAGGATCGTCGCCGACAGGCCCTGATCCTCGTCCAGACAGCGATAATTGA
- the glmS gene encoding glutamine--fructose-6-phosphate transaminase (isomerizing), with protein sequence MCGIIGILGAAPVAGRLLEGLRRLEYRGYDSAGIATVTDGSIERRRAAGKLDNLAAVLAAEPLPGLIGIAHTRWATHGAPTEDNAHPHATEHVAVVHNGIIENFKPLRDELIAKGHRFASQTDTEVVAHLVSEQIEAGIDPVEAVRTSLKRLHGAFALALVFADHPDLLIGARLGSPLVVGYGEDGEIYLGSDAIALAPLTQRIAYLDEGDWVVITRAGAQIYDRDDHPVERPVTLSGATGAMISKGNYRHFMLKEIHEQPIVVAQTLRTYLRRLEGELAPPPEDIDLASVRRVTIVACGTSFYAGMVAKYWFEQFARVPVDIDVASEFRYREPIMEEGGLALFISQSGETADTLAALRHARASGQKIAVVVNVPTSTMAREADLLLPTHAGPEIGVASTKAFTCQLAVLAALAASLARAKGRLSQEEERRIVRHLSEAPAAINGALAYDEAIEALAATIAPARDVLYLGRGPDYPLALEGALKLKEISYIHAEGYAAGEMKHGPIALIDDAVPVVVIAPSGPLFDKTVSNMQEVQARGGQVILISDYDGIEAAGEGCVATLTMPKVHPLIAPIVYAIPVQLLAYHVAVAKGTDVDQPRNLAKSVTVE encoded by the coding sequence ATGTGCGGCATCATCGGCATTTTGGGTGCGGCTCCGGTGGCGGGGCGGTTGCTGGAAGGGCTGCGGCGGCTGGAATATCGCGGCTATGATTCGGCCGGCATCGCCACGGTCACCGACGGATCGATCGAGCGCCGCCGCGCCGCCGGCAAGCTCGACAATCTCGCCGCGGTGCTCGCGGCCGAGCCGCTGCCGGGGCTGATCGGCATCGCCCATACGCGCTGGGCCACGCACGGCGCGCCGACCGAAGACAATGCCCATCCCCATGCCACCGAGCATGTCGCGGTGGTGCACAATGGCATCATCGAGAATTTCAAGCCGCTGCGCGACGAGCTGATCGCCAAGGGCCATCGCTTCGCCTCGCAGACCGACACGGAAGTGGTGGCGCACCTCGTCTCGGAGCAGATCGAGGCGGGGATCGATCCGGTCGAGGCGGTGCGCACCAGCCTCAAGCGGCTGCACGGCGCCTTCGCGCTGGCGCTGGTCTTCGCCGATCATCCCGATCTGCTGATCGGCGCGCGGCTCGGATCGCCGCTGGTCGTCGGCTATGGCGAGGATGGCGAGATCTATCTCGGCTCCGACGCGATCGCGCTCGCGCCGCTCACCCAGCGCATCGCCTATCTGGACGAGGGCGACTGGGTGGTCATCACCCGCGCCGGCGCACAGATCTACGATCGCGACGATCACCCCGTCGAGCGGCCGGTGACGCTGTCCGGCGCGACGGGAGCGATGATCTCCAAGGGCAATTACCGGCACTTCATGCTCAAGGAGATCCATGAGCAGCCGATCGTCGTCGCCCAGACGCTGCGCACCTATCTGCGCCGGCTGGAGGGCGAGCTGGCGCCGCCGCCCGAGGATATCGATCTCGCCAGCGTGCGCCGCGTCACCATCGTCGCGTGCGGCACCAGCTTCTATGCGGGCATGGTGGCGAAATATTGGTTCGAGCAGTTCGCGCGCGTGCCGGTCGATATCGATGTGGCGAGCGAGTTCCGCTATCGCGAGCCGATCATGGAGGAGGGCGGCCTGGCGCTATTCATCTCGCAATCCGGCGAGACGGCGGACACGCTCGCGGCGCTCCGCCACGCCCGCGCCTCGGGGCAGAAGATCGCCGTCGTCGTCAACGTGCCGACCTCGACCATGGCGCGCGAGGCGGATCTGCTGCTGCCCACCCATGCCGGCCCCGAGATCGGCGTCGCCTCGACCAAGGCCTTTACCTGCCAGCTCGCGGTGCTCGCCGCGCTGGCGGCCAGCCTCGCCCGCGCCAAGGGGCGGCTGAGCCAGGAGGAGGAGCGCCGCATCGTCCGGCATCTCTCCGAGGCGCCCGCCGCGATCAACGGCGCGCTCGCCTATGACGAGGCGATCGAGGCGCTCGCCGCGACCATCGCGCCGGCCCGCGACGTGCTGTATCTGGGCCGCGGCCCCGATTATCCGCTGGCCCTGGAAGGCGCGCTGAAGCTGAAGGAAATCAGCTATATCCACGCCGAAGGCTATGCCGCCGGCGAGATGAAGCACGGCCCCATCGCTTTGATCGACGATGCCGTGCCGGTGGTGGTGATCGCGCCGTCCGGCCCGCTGTTCGACAAGACGGTGTCCAACATGCAGGAAGTGCAGGCGCGCGGCGGCCAGGTGATCCTGATCTCGGACTATGACGGCATCGAGGCGGCGGGCGAGGGCTGCGTCGCGACGCTGACCATGCCCAAGGTCCATCCGCTGATCGCGCCGATCGTCTACGCCATCCCGGTGCAGCTGCTCGCCTATCATGTCGCCGTCGCCAAGGGCACCGATGTCGATCAGCCGCGCAACCTGGCGAAGAGCGTGACGGTCGAGTGA
- a CDS encoding DUF3617 domain-containing protein, which translates to MIRPLRIALALPLLLAAAPAPPLMPGLWEETLVFALDSVNGSSEMAAQMQKVLPTPRPRRDCYSAAELADPRAILLGSVGQACRFTRFDMAGGRIVASGDCTDARGQALHVDGSGTYTATGYDFTFTGTGRNDHFDMGFRGRDSGRRLAACPAG; encoded by the coding sequence ATGATCCGCCCGCTCCGCATCGCGCTCGCCCTGCCTCTGCTCCTCGCCGCCGCGCCGGCGCCGCCGCTGATGCCCGGTCTCTGGGAGGAAACGCTGGTCTTCGCGCTGGATAGCGTGAACGGATCGAGCGAGATGGCGGCGCAGATGCAGAAGGTGCTGCCGACCCCGCGGCCGCGGCGCGATTGCTACAGCGCCGCCGAACTGGCCGATCCCCGCGCCATCCTGCTCGGCAGCGTCGGCCAGGCCTGCCGCTTCACCCGCTTCGACATGGCGGGCGGCCGCATCGTCGCGAGCGGCGACTGCACCGATGCGCGCGGCCAGGCGCTCCATGTCGACGGCAGCGGCACCTACACCGCCACGGGCTATGATTTCACCTTCACCGGCACCGGCCGCAACGACCATTTCGACATGGGCTTCCGCGGGCGCGACAGCGGCCGGCGGCTGGCAGCCTGCCCGGCGGGCTGA
- a CDS encoding response regulator, whose product MSSNSPSTMADPEGEGPSLRLLIVEDEALVAMLIEDALTLHGHQVVAIADTAAEAIEIGRRERPDLALCDVKLADGDSGIAAAEALAGLGIACLFLSGNCPPSGGDPRIIGCLPKPFHTATVGQAVRAAHAIACGDVAPRLPTGMVVYGAARG is encoded by the coding sequence ATGTCCTCGAACTCCCCCTCGACCATGGCTGATCCCGAGGGCGAGGGACCATCGCTGCGGCTGCTGATCGTCGAGGATGAGGCGCTGGTCGCCATGCTGATCGAGGATGCGCTGACGCTGCACGGCCATCAGGTGGTGGCGATCGCCGACACCGCCGCCGAGGCGATCGAGATCGGCCGGCGCGAACGCCCCGATCTCGCGCTCTGCGACGTCAAGCTCGCCGATGGCGACAGCGGCATCGCCGCCGCCGAGGCGCTGGCCGGGCTCGGCATCGCCTGTCTCTTCCTCAGCGGCAACTGCCCGCCGAGCGGCGGCGATCCGCGCATCATCGGCTGCCTGCCCAAGCCGTTCCACACCGCCACGGTGGGGCAGGCGGTGCGCGCCGCCCATGCCATCGCGTGCGGCGACGTGGCGCCGCGTCTGCCGACGGGGATGGTGGTGTACGGCGCCGCGCGCGGCTGA
- a CDS encoding polysaccharide deacetylase family protein — protein MTQIVITVDTELSAGRQARGLAARANYESSYLGRCAAGDFGVPWLMDRLEAHGLKGLFFVDPMPALVHGDGLVADMVGPILARGHEVQLHAHVEWLAFAATPPLAPRGRDLARFPPAEQARLIACARALLIAAGAPPPTAFRAGNFGANDDTLRALGQLGLLWDMSANPAYAGRGCGIAGAADRVRPWRAHGVTEIPVSAFVDRPGRVRPAQVCAITADEMARALDHALAAGDGVFSVVTHSFEMLSRDRARPNRMVMARFEALCRAAAARGTRFSGLAALDPIALAAGGADPARLRARPWRTAWRHAEQALATLRYERRLWPARG, from the coding sequence GTGACGCAGATCGTCATCACCGTGGATACCGAGCTTTCGGCCGGCCGCCAGGCACGCGGTCTGGCGGCGCGCGCCAATTACGAGAGCAGCTATCTCGGGCGCTGCGCGGCGGGCGATTTCGGCGTGCCCTGGCTGATGGACCGGCTGGAGGCGCATGGCCTCAAGGGGCTGTTCTTCGTCGATCCGATGCCGGCGCTGGTCCATGGCGACGGGCTCGTGGCCGATATGGTCGGGCCGATCCTGGCGCGCGGCCATGAGGTGCAGCTCCACGCCCATGTCGAATGGCTGGCCTTCGCCGCGACGCCGCCGCTTGCCCCGCGCGGCCGCGATCTCGCCCGCTTCCCGCCCGCCGAGCAGGCCAGGCTGATCGCGTGCGCCCGCGCGCTGCTGATCGCCGCCGGCGCGCCGCCGCCCACGGCCTTCCGCGCCGGCAATTTCGGCGCCAACGACGATACGCTGCGCGCGCTCGGCCAGCTCGGCCTGCTGTGGGACATGAGCGCCAACCCGGCCTATGCCGGCCGCGGCTGCGGCATCGCCGGCGCCGCCGATCGGGTGCGGCCCTGGCGCGCGCATGGCGTTACCGAAATCCCCGTCAGCGCCTTTGTCGATCGGCCCGGCCGCGTCCGCCCGGCCCAGGTCTGCGCCATCACCGCCGACGAGATGGCGCGCGCGCTGGATCATGCGCTGGCGGCGGGCGACGGCGTGTTCAGCGTCGTCACGCACAGTTTCGAGATGCTCTCGCGCGATCGGGCGCGGCCCAACCGCATGGTGATGGCGCGGTTCGAGGCGCTGTGCCGCGCGGCGGCGGCGCGCGGCACGCGCTTCTCGGGGCTCGCCGCGCTCGATCCGATCGCGCTCGCCGCCGGCGGCGCGGATCCGGCGCGGCTGCGCGCCCGACCCTGGCGCACCGCCTGGCGCCATGCCGAGCAGGCGCTCGCGACGCTGCGATACGAGCGGCGGCTCTGGCCGGCGCGAGGCTGA
- a CDS encoding GFA family protein: MIVAGGCHCGLVRFEASVPGPALEVRACACSRCRMTGHLHLLVPETRFRLVEGQRETSSYRFASGKARHVFCSQCGVESFFRPAAPAGMMSINYRCLDEDQGLSATILPLD, translated from the coding sequence ATGATCGTCGCCGGCGGATGCCATTGCGGGCTGGTGCGGTTCGAGGCCTCGGTGCCGGGGCCGGCGCTGGAGGTGCGCGCCTGCGCCTGTTCGCGCTGCCGGATGACGGGCCATCTCCATCTGCTGGTGCCCGAAACGCGCTTCCGCCTGGTCGAGGGGCAGCGCGAGACGAGCAGCTACCGCTTCGCCAGCGGCAAGGCGCGCCATGTCTTTTGCAGCCAGTGCGGGGTGGAGAGTTTCTTCCGCCCCGCCGCGCCGGCGGGGATGATGAGCATCAATTATCGCTGTCTGGACGAGGATCAGGGCCTGTCGGCGACGATCCTGCCGCTCGATTGA
- the lepA gene encoding translation elongation factor 4, translating into MTTPLDRIRNFSIIAHIDHGKSTLADRLIQRTGGLSDREMTAQVLDNMEIEKERGITIKAQTVRLDYKGYVLNLMDTPGHVDFAYEVSRSLAACEGALLVVDAAQGVEAQTLANVYQSIEHDHEIVPVINKIDLPAAEPDKVKAEIEDIIGLPADDAVLASAKSGIGIDEILDAIVARIPAPKGDSEAPLKAMLVDSWYDPYLGVVILVRVVDGVLRKGQQIKFMNAGTTHLVDRVGCFRPKIEQLADLGPGEIGFITAQIKEITETRVGDTITDARRPAPAALAGFKEVQPVVFCGLFPVDANDFEKLRESISKLRLNDASFSFEMETSAALGFGFRCGFLGLLHLEIIQERLTREYDLDLITTAPSVVYHIHLTHSKTEDAHMIELHNPADMPDPNRIESIEEPWIEATIYVPDEYLGAILKLCQDRRGIQQDLTYVGGRAQLRYELPLNEVVFDFYDRLKSISRGYASFDYHQIGYREGDLVKMSILVNNEPVDALSMIVHRAAAEARGRHMCERLKDLIPRHLFKIPIQAAIGGKVIARETIAALRKDVTAKCYGGDITRKRKLLEKQKEGKKRMREYGSVQIPQEAFIAALRMGDEA; encoded by the coding sequence ATGACCACGCCGCTCGATCGCATCCGCAATTTCTCGATCATCGCCCATATCGACCATGGCAAGTCGACACTCGCCGACCGGCTGATCCAGCGCACCGGCGGCCTGTCCGACCGCGAGATGACCGCGCAGGTGCTCGACAATATGGAGATCGAGAAGGAGCGCGGCATCACGATCAAGGCGCAGACCGTGCGGTTGGACTATAAGGGCTATGTCCTCAACCTGATGGACACGCCCGGCCATGTCGACTTCGCCTATGAGGTGAGCCGCAGCCTCGCCGCCTGCGAGGGCGCGCTGCTGGTGGTGGATGCGGCCCAGGGCGTCGAGGCGCAGACGCTGGCCAATGTCTATCAGTCGATCGAGCACGATCACGAGATCGTGCCGGTGATCAACAAGATCGATCTGCCCGCCGCCGAGCCCGACAAGGTCAAGGCCGAGATCGAGGATATTATCGGCCTGCCCGCCGATGACGCCGTGCTCGCCTCGGCCAAGTCCGGGATCGGCATCGACGAGATCCTCGATGCCATCGTCGCGCGCATCCCCGCGCCCAAGGGCGACAGCGAGGCGCCGCTCAAGGCGATGCTCGTGGACAGCTGGTACGATCCCTATCTGGGCGTGGTGATTCTGGTGCGTGTGGTGGATGGCGTGCTGCGCAAGGGCCAGCAGATCAAGTTCATGAACGCCGGCACCACCCATCTGGTCGATCGCGTCGGCTGTTTCCGGCCCAAGATCGAGCAGCTTGCCGATCTCGGCCCCGGCGAGATCGGCTTCATCACCGCGCAGATCAAGGAAATCACCGAGACCCGCGTGGGCGACACCATCACCGATGCCCGGCGCCCGGCGCCGGCGGCGCTGGCGGGCTTCAAGGAAGTCCAGCCGGTGGTGTTCTGCGGCCTCTTCCCCGTCGATGCGAACGACTTTGAGAAGCTGCGCGAATCCATCTCCAAGCTGCGGCTCAACGACGCCTCGTTCAGCTTCGAGATGGAGACGTCGGCGGCGCTGGGCTTCGGCTTCCGCTGCGGCTTTCTCGGGCTGCTTCATCTCGAGATCATCCAGGAGCGGCTGACCCGCGAATATGATCTCGATCTCATCACCACCGCGCCCTCGGTCGTCTACCACATCCATCTGACGCATTCGAAGACCGAGGATGCGCACATGATCGAGCTGCACAACCCGGCCGACATGCCCGATCCCAACCGGATCGAATCGATCGAGGAACCCTGGATCGAGGCGACCATCTACGTGCCGGACGAATATCTCGGCGCCATCCTCAAGCTGTGCCAGGATCGGCGCGGCATCCAGCAGGATCTCACCTATGTCGGCGGCCGCGCGCAGCTGCGGTACGAGCTGCCGCTCAACGAAGTGGTGTTCGATTTCTACGATCGGCTCAAATCGATCAGCCGGGGCTATGCCAGCTTCGACTATCACCAGATCGGCTATCGCGAGGGCGATCTCGTGAAGATGAGCATTCTCGTCAACAATGAGCCCGTCGACGCGCTGTCGATGATCGTCCACCGCGCCGCCGCCGAGGCGCGCGGGCGGCATATGTGCGAGCGGCTCAAGGATCTGATTCCCCGCCACCTCTTCAAGATCCCGATCCAGGCGGCGATCGGCGGCAAGGTGATCGCGCGCGAGACGATCGCGGCGCTGCGCAAGGACGTGACCGCCAAATGCTATGGCGGCGACATCACCCGCAAGCGCAAGCTCCTCGAGAAGCAGAAGGAGGGCAAGAAGCGGATGCGCGAATATGGATCGGTGCAGATCCCGCAGGAGGCCTTCATCGCCGCGCTGCGCATGGGCGACGAGGCGTAA